The nucleotide sequence ATTCCGAAGCCAATATCTTCTGCCGTCAGGACAGGCTTCTCCATCAATCCGCAGACCTGCATAAGTGCACGCAGGCCGGGCGACGCTTTTTCTTTCAGGCTGTTCAGGCCGTAGCGAACGATGACTCGGTTTTCGCCTACCAATGGGACGACGTCCGCAACGGTGCCGATAGCGGTCAGTCCAACGGCAGAGACCAGAAATTCCCGCATCCGTGGGCTGGCTCTTGTTCCATCCCCGAATCGCTGGCAGACAGCCCATGCCAGTTTAAATGCAACACCCACGCCGCATAAATCGCCAAAGGGATACTCAGTTCCGGGCAGACGTGGATGCACCAGCGCGGCGGCATCCGGCAGCGTCTCGCCAATATGATGATGATCCGTAATGATCAGTTCGAGCCCCAGTTGTCGTGCTCGAGCGGCTTCTGCCACGCTGGCAATGCCGCAGTCAACCGATATCAGTAATCGTTCAGGATCTTCTTCGTGCAGCTGTTCGATAGCAGCGGTATTCAGACCGTAGCCTTCATCCAGTCGGCTCGGAATGTAGTAGTCCACGCTGGCCCCGCTGAGTTTCAGGCAGTGCCAAAGCAGACTGGTAGAAGTGACACCATCGACATCGTAGTCGCCATAAATCGTGATGCGGCGGCCAGCCTTGATCGCTGCAACAATTCGATCGGCTGCTTCGTTGACGCCCGGAAGCAGTCCGGGCTCGTGCAAATCGGTCAGACGCGTATTGAGGAACAGCTTTGCCGGATCGGGATCCTGAAACCCACGCGCAATCAGTACCTGTGCAAGCAGCGGGGAGATTTTCAGATGACTGCTCAGCCGCCTGATGCCAGCTTCGTCATGGGGATGGAAATACCACTTCCGTGCCATGGGATCCCTGCGTCTGC is from Planctomycetaceae bacterium and encodes:
- the recJ gene encoding single-stranded-DNA-specific exonuclease RecJ encodes the protein MARKWYFHPHDEAGIRRLSSHLKISPLLAQVLIARGFQDPDPAKLFLNTRLTDLHEPGLLPGVNEAADRIVAAIKAGRRITIYGDYDVDGVTSTSLLWHCLKLSGASVDYYIPSRLDEGYGLNTAAIEQLHEEDPERLLISVDCGIASVAEAARARQLGLELIITDHHHIGETLPDAAALVHPRLPGTEYPFGDLCGVGVAFKLAWAVCQRFGDGTRASPRMREFLVSAVGLTAIGTVADVVPLVGENRVIVRYGLNSLKEKASPGLRALMQVCGLMEKPVLTAEDIGFGIGPRINAAGRLGQARLAVELLTTDSTERCLMLAKYLDELNKNRKTVERRILKQAKEQVEANPEWQAHKTLVLAHHDWHPGVIGIVASRVSEEFEKPSVLISLRDDGTGQGSARSYAGFDLYSGLAACQEYLTGFGGHKAAAGVKLSASEVDSFRTAFANYAELNFHPTEKDTELRIDAEVLLSEVNLRAVQELARLGPFGEKNPLPRFVANKVELAEPPRTIGEGDRHLSIKVRQHRTQMRAVAFGRGEWAEELKAAKGPLSLSFAPVINSFRGFDRVELHLIDWKDASS